The Drosophila simulans strain w501 chromosome 3R, Prin_Dsim_3.1, whole genome shotgun sequence genome contains the following window.
TCTATTTCAGGGCCtcactacacacacacacacatgcacaatTCTAGAAACAACCTGTCACACGTACGAATCATCGACGGCAATTTCTTATGAATGAATTTTTGCAATTAGAAGAATGAAGAGAAACTTTTCAATGGGAATgcgaaaacaacaatttaaCTTGTTGCACAAGATGTTCAGCCTTCGATTTTCCCCAATCTCAACGATAGAAACTTTCCTCAATTtcgtcacacacacacacacatgcaaaagggaaaaaacGCGTGGCGATTGATTTTCGGCCTTTCAAAAAGTTCGTTTTACGCACTGAACAGCCCGCGAAATGAGTGTAAGTTGGTGTAACAAATCTCATGGCACTTACCCGGATGCCTCTGCGTTTTGATCAGTATCTGCTTTTCTTGCTTCttatttccaaaaaatataaacttattCTCAAATCAAATCTTCGAGAACTGACCAAACTAGGTGTTTGGAAAAATCCTAGGTGGGTATTTCGCGCATTGCCCATCTGGCAACACCGGCCCATGTTGTTTCGCGAAACGGTCACTCTACACAGCCgcaacaaaataaagaaggaaaaaaggcaaattggGTGGAAAACTGGATTTCGTCGGGCGGAAAATTGTACTTTCGAGTCTACCAAGCAGCCAATTAAGTGCAAACTATGAAATTCCACGAAAAACAGTAAAAGCCCGTCTGTAGCAAGGATTTGAGCAGGAAACTTCTCGctgggcgtgtgtgtgtgcagtgcGTGTGCCAGTGTGCGCGAAGAAGGAGGTGGAGAAGACGGAGGAGAGGAGAGTTTTCGCAGGGAAATTACGCCAACTTTGTGGGAGTTCAAGTCGAGTTAGTTCGgcgcgcgcgtgtgtgtgtgtgcgtgtgtgcaaCACCCCCCAAGCCCACTCACacaaagccagccagccgccGTTTGTTTTGTGCTCACATTCGCGTGCCgcctttgtttggctttccttTGGCCAGTGATTCTCCGTCTTGTTGTCGCCCGCCGCCGGCTTCGATTACTCCTGCTCCAGCCACCTACGACCCCCACTCCGCTCTGCGCCGCTCACGATCCCCattccggatccggatccagCAACAACGCCGCCGTGGATGCCCATGCTCGCACTCTGGGCTCGCTCGCCCAGGACTTTGGCATGGGCGGCGGCTCGGGGGCGTGTCCGCCCGCCCACATGTACGGCGCCGTAGCACCGCAGGACAGTAAGTCAAGTTCTCTAGAGGAGCACCAGTCTTAGTCAACTCCTTTTCAAGCTTATTGGAATCCCACAAGGGATTGTGGACAATCCTAAATCTTATTgtagtattattatttatgaatataaaatgatattgCATTGAGCTGTATACAGTATCTGTTGATACTACTACTACAACTCTACTACAAAAACTCAGAGCTAATTACCCCCACCATCCGCAGTAATTGTCCGGGACATGGTGCaaatgccgccgccgccctcgAACGCCCCCACATCGGCGGACGCCTGCCTGAGCATCGTCCACTCGCTGATGTGCCATCGGCAGGGCGGCGAAAGCGAGGGATTTGCCAAGCGAGCCATCGAGTCGCTGGTCAAAAAGCTCAAGGAGAAGCGCGACGAACTGGACTCCTTGATCACGGCCATCACCACGAACGGAGCCCATCCCAGCAAGTGCGTGACCATACAGCGCACCCTCGATGGTCGCTTGCAGGTAGGATGAGTCTGAGACTTTCTCCATGGAATTTGATAATGTATATTAGCAATGAACTCACACCTTTACCATTCTGCATCGTAGGTTGCTGGACGCAAGGGCTTTCCGCACGTCATATACGCCCGGATTTGGCGCTGGCCTGACCTGCACAAGAACGAGCTGAAGCACGTCAAGTACTGCGCCTTCGCCTTCGATCTCAAGTGCGACTCGGTGTGCGTGAATCCCTACCACTACGAGCGCGTCGTCTCTCCGGGCATCGATCTGTCCGGCCTGAGCCTGCAGTCGGGCCCCAGTCGCCTGGTGAAGGACGAATACTCAGCGGGTCCGCTGGTGGGCAGCATGGACATCGATGGCAACGACATCGGCACCATACAGCACCATCCCACGCAAATGGTGGGGCCCGGCGGCTACGGATATCCACAGGGTCCCTCTGAATATGGTAAGACTACAGTATTTGCATTAATTCGAACTAGTTTAAGTTTTAGATACTTGATTTCTTGATCATGTTTCTATgttatttatcattttaaactaaattgcTTCTTTTACtttataattgtttaaattcgTTTACTTCTttggttttaataatttatttatatttgtttccTTTTGGCGATTTTATGTTGACTTTGCGTAGTTGGCGATGCCAATCCCATGAGTGCAATGTTTCCCACCGGGCGCACAATACCAAAAATCGAGCCCCAGGACGGAGTTGCTGGCTCGCGTGGCTCTTGGATGGTGCCGCCTCCCCCCCGGTTGGGTCAGCccccgcagcaacaacagcagcagccgcagcagcaaacCCCGCAACctacacagcagcagcaggcacaaTCGCAGGCAGCTGCTCACTCACTCCGTAAGGATATGGCCTTGATTATAGTTGATGCTTCCAAaatcttatttaaatttcaatttttctaTATGTTGGATTTTAAACTATACTATTCGTCATGTTAACCATTAGTTGAATTCATATTAATCTTTTCCCGAAATCAACTTTCAGCTGTACCACACGGTATGCCGGGCATGCCTGGTCCAATGAATCCCGGTCCCGTGATGGCACCCCCACCCCCGCCGCAGCAGGCTCAGAATCCCCAGGGCAATGGGGTGCACCATACCCAGGCCAATTCGCCCACAGATCCCGCCTCCGCACTGGccatgcaacagcagcagcagcaacaacagcaacaacagcagcagcagcaacagcagcaatcagGCGGTGTGCCCAATGGAGCAGTTAATGCCggcggtggagcagcagctggagggcAGTACTATGGACAGCCACCTCCTGTCAGTCAGATGCAAGGTGCCGGTGGCGGTGGCACCTCGGTGGCCCCGTCCGTCCACGCCCAGCAAAACGGCTACGTGTCGCAGCCAGGTTCCGCGGGCAGTGCTCCCGTTGGAGGTGGTGGCGTCTTTGGCACAGCCCAACCCACAccacagcagccgcagcagccacCGACCGGTGTGCAGGCCAATACTGGGTCTGCTGGGGCTCAagctggcggaggaggcggtgcGGCTGGCACCTGGACAGGACCCAACACCCTCACCTACACGCAGTCTATGCAACCACCAGATCCGCGCTCTCTACCAGGGGGTTTCTGTAAGTCTAGGTTATGTAGTCAACTGTGCGACTTTGTAATCCTTGTGCCTCTTTTTCCAGGGAACTCGTCGCTTTCGGGTGACCTCGGCTCCCCGCAACAGACGcctccgcagcagcaacaacaacagcagcaaccacgCCTCCTGTCTCGCCAACCGCCGCCGGAATACTGGTGCTCCATCGCGTACTTCGAGCTGGACACGCAGGTGGGCGAGACCTTCAAGGTGCCGTCAGCGAAACCGAACGTAATCATCGACGGCTATGTGGATCCCTCTGGAGGCAATCGGTTCTGTCTGGGCGCCTTGAGCAATGTTCATCGCACTGAACAATCGGAGCGTGCCAGGTGAGTACATCCCTCTGGGAGTAACTCAAAGAGCAGGGATTAACTACCGAGTTCCATGCAGGCTGCACATCGGCAAGGGCGTGCAATTGGATCTGCGCGGGGAGGGCGACGTCTGGCTGCGCTGTCTTAGTGACAACTCAGTTTTCGTACAAAGCTATTATCTGGATCGCGAGGCAGGACGCACACCTGGCGATGCTGTGCACAAGATTTATCCAGCCGCGTGCATAAAGGTTGGTGCAATCAAGAGAGTGTAGTGTGATTgcttaaacataaattttctcATGCAGGTGTTTGATCTGCGCCAGTGCCACCAGCAGATGCACTCGTTGGCGACCAATGCGCAGGCAGCGGCTGCAGCTCAGGCGGCAGCCGTGGCCGGAGTGGCCAATCAGCAAATGGGCGGCGGCGGAAGGAGTAAGTAGATGGAATCAATTTGATTTAGGGACAACTAATGTGTTGGTGCGGCATTCCAGGCATGACCGCAGCGGCTGGAATTGGCGTGGACGATCTGCGCCGGCTGTGCATCCTGCGCCTGAGCTTCGTCAAGGGCTGGGGACCTGACTACCCACGCCAGTCCATCAAGGAAACGCCCTGCTGGATCGAGGTGCATCTGCATCGCGCCCTCCAGCTGCTGGACGAAGTGCTGCACGCCATGCCCATCGATGGCCCGCGTGCCGCCGCCTAATCCGTATTTATTATTGGCCCACATCTATGCTAAGGACTCAGTTTTAGCGGCAGCTATCCGACAGCTATTGGcggattttgtgtttttcatttgcaattctGATTACGATTatgtttgcctttgattatttgataataatttttataaaaaattgaaacaacTTAGAAGTCTTAAGTATGCAGCTGTAAAGCACTAAGCATCTAGTTTTATGTACTATACTTAAATATACGCCCACACAACACCGGAGATACTGAACAAGCGGCCAAGTTTGTTGTCCATTTCCTGCCAcgcaaattacaaattacgaattacaaaaaaaacaagcatACACAGCATTACAATCATCCAAGCCACAGGGCGAAACAAAAAGAGACATCGACGCACCCATAAATACATTCATTTGATGTAAAATGCAGCATAAATAAGGCAAGCGAAACAAGTAGATGTAACATAAGTGTAATAAACAGACCGTGAAATTACGATTCTAAACGCTTCTATTTTCACTGATAGCTCTGCATACGCAGATCCACCTGCTGGTCCAGCCAGTTGGTCCAGTCTGGAGTGATGGGCCGCTCCAGGGTGACCTCGTGGAAGATCTCCACTCGACGCGTCTCCACGAACATAAAACTCTTGAACAAATGCAGGGATGCAGCGTTGTCCATGTCGATCTTGACCTCGAATTTATCCAATTTCAGCTGGGGCTGCGATTGGGCGTACTTGAGCATGAGGAGCATGGCTTCCCTGCCGAATCCCTTGCCCCGTGCATCAGGTTCGGCAATCATGATTTCCGCCTCCGCCGTTGGTTGCTGGCTATCGGGATCTTGGTGCAGGAAGAGATTGGTGTCGCCCACCATGGCAGCAATCTCATCCTGATCACGCGAGTAAGCCTCTGCATCCAGGACAATGAAGGTCAGCTTGTCGCTGTCCTCCCGCCAACTCCTTTGCATCTCGTGCTCCTCTTCCAAGGTCAGTTCCTCGGATGCGGTCAACTCCCTCAGGATCTCGTTGCTCATCCACTCGTGGTACTTGGGCACGTGTCGCGCTTCGTAGGGCACAAGGATGACCCTGCGACCCACTATTTTGGTGTTCTCGTTTAGATGCATCCTTAATTTTAGGAAAACTTAGGAAAATATTCTACAAACtggaaatatttgttattgtaAGCTTGTTTACATCAATCAGCTGTTCAAGCTAAATAGGGGCCAACTGAATCTACACTGTAAAAAATTCTCTTTCCCTACGCAAATAtggtaatatttttgaaatgaacaCTTGAATCGAATGCAGAAAAGCGAGTTGGAGGTAAAATTTCTtatcaatcaaattaaaaaatccaaatctGTTCAGGAATCTCCCTTACGATGTAAAGGCAGTGTTGCCATATCTCCTCAGCTATAACAGCCTGGCATCGCCAAGTGAGcaacaatattaaaaacagCGCATTTTTCTGATTAATTTGTTCTTAAGTgttactaaataaataagataaaaaaTGCCAAATCGTAATTGCCGCACTTGCGGCATGTTCATCTTCTGTTCGAAGCCCAGTAACCTCTTCGAGGAGCCCAATTCCGTAATGCTGCACCAGATCGAGGTTCTTACTGGTTTGTTTGTGAGtagctttaaatttttatgattttaaacTCAAGTCTGGATTATCTTTAGTTGCACGGCGGATCCGGGAACGAGCTGCCCCCCTTCATTTGCTCACCCTGCGAATTGGACCTGCAGACGGCGATTGCTTTCCGGGAACGTGTGATTCAAACCCAAAAAACGCTGCAAGACAGTCCCAACCTGGGGAACGCGGACTTAATCGAATCCTTCGCAGTTGATGTGGAGAAGGAGATTCAGTACGCTGAAGAGGTCACCGAGATCGAGGTTATAGACCACCTACCCGAGGAACACCTGCTGGAAGAAACGGAAGAGCCGTACGAAATATGTGAGCAGAACGAGCAGCCCCAAGTGAAGATTCCTGCGCAGGAGAAGAAGCTCCGCGGAGGTTCCAAGACCACGCCCACAGTCTTCTCCTCCGTCAAGTTTGCGGACAATAACCAGGCCAATAATCGCCTAAAACCGCGCACGCATTGGAGCAGGCTCACCGAGGACGAAGTGGTGGCCCTAAAGCGTGAGCGACGCAAGCGAGATTGCATATGCGAGCAGTGTGGCCGGCACTTCACCTGCCCCAGCAACTTCAAGTTGCACCTCCTTCGACACACCGGCGTGAAGCGCTTCGCCTGCGACCAGTGCTCCCAGCAGTTCTACACTGCTACGCTTCTGCGGCGCCACCAGGAACTGCACGCGGGGAACGCTCTGTTTCAGTGTCGCTACTGCGAGGCAACCTACAGCAACGCCAGCGGACGCATTCAGCACGAACGCATGTACGACTCGTTCCCAATTATGAAATGAAGTAAGCGTCGAATGCTTTTCACAAATTCCTGACCACTTTCCTTTTCCCCAGGCGCCACACGAATGTCAAGCCCTTCAAGTGCAAGAAGTGCAATAAAAGCTTCGCCATGAGCGGAAAACTCCGCACGCACATGCTGAGTCACACCGGAGTGCGAGCGTTCCAGTAAGATCGTAGTTTCCTGAATTTTTAGTACGGATCCTTGACTGTGTTTATCTGTTTTTCAGCTGCGACTCCTGCCAAGTCTCCTTCGTTCGCCGCTCCCACCTGACCTCCCACTTTCGCTCAaagagccacgcccactcttcCAGCGCCCAGGCGGCGCCGGGCAATCCAGTGGAACTGGATGTGGAGGCCAGTAATGGCATTCAGACGGGGGCTAATGTTGAGGCTGAACTAAGGAAAAGTGCATCTTAGAATACACTGTACTAAAAATCAATGAATTTGATTATATTCGGATTAATACTTAATGTACTTAATATTAagtgaatacaaaatattttcaaacatGGCTGTGttgaatgaaaaatgaatttgaGTTCTTGtcttacaaaatgtattaaatataaataaagattacCCTACTAATGCTGCGCACCGCTTTTTTTGTTACATTATTATAATGTTTGtaaacttattaaaatttaaaatattgttaaattaCTAACCCTCAAGGAAATTCGAAAATAGTTTACCGGCATGGGAGTAGCCAGCATTTCAAAACGTCCTGAGCCTGGTCACACTGTTTTGCACTAAATAAATTAGGGGGCGtctttaaattgcaaaatttctTGCAAAAGAAGTATAAAAGTGCTTGGAACTGCAGTTACAATAGATACTAAGACTAAACGTTCTTCTCCAGAGGACAATACCCGGAACCTTCACTAACCCATATACAAAAGTGCCAATCTGTTCCCGCAAAACTGCATGTGGTGTTTGTTTCGCTTGTTTGGTTATTTCCCCCAACTAACTTCCTCTCTCTCTAAAATCTCGATTTCGTACTTGAATTGCGCAGCTTTTGCTTTGGGATTTTGTCCGACAATTAGGCAGAATCCATCGCGAAAGACGCAGCAGTAGCAACGTTTACAATCCGCGAAAGTGCAGTCGCAGAATTTTCCGGCGGGGCTTCTGGCTTAACCAATGTGGCACTTCCAATGAGAAATCAATTGCAAGGCGTTGGATGCTCTCAGTATTGGTTATTGGCGAGATTGGCCCCGGGACAGCATTACTAGACAGTTCCGATCAGTCCGCACTAAACCCCTCCCGATTTAGACACACACATCCAACACAATGGCGGAGAAGCCGCTGGCCGACTGCCCGGACTCTGGGCAGGTCCGCAAGCGACCCCGGctggaggacgaggagcaggagctcaAGGTGGCCGGCTTTTCGCTGAGCGCCATCGAGGAAATGCGGCGGACCAGGGACAACGAGCTGCAGAACGAACCCATGGACCAGCAACTGCGACAGTTCCAGGTTCTCGACGAAGTCGGTTCTGGCAGCGATGAGGATGATGAGTCAGGTGAGTCGGAAACGAATCTCAGATAGAATCCCGAATTCACTCAGGTCATCCAGATTACAGGCTGTGCAATGACCACATTTTGTTTCACAGTGCAGGCGCAGTTCTTATCTCAAGATCTTGGGGGCCTATCATTGTGCAAATACAGGAGGCTGATAAAAGAGTCAGCCGGCAGGTTAAACCCTGATATAGCAGCTTCAGTTTTCCTTTATCTTCTTGTAAGGCAGgtggtggcagttttgtgcggaCAGCTCCATGCGCATGATACCCATTATCCGACTGGCTTGTCCAGCTTCGTCAGGTAGAGCTAGTAATAATGAAGGATCACTTCAATTAAACATCAAAGAGCTAGACAATTAGGTGCCAATGGCATTCATTCAAATATTCCGTGAAGAGGGCCATCAACTTCGCGTctggttttccatttcccagacaaacaaacagcttATCTATCCGTGATTGTATCTCCTTACATGGCAACCAGACAACGCTAGCGAGCAGCAGGGTGGAAGGTATGGAGAAGGAcgcgacgaggaggaggaggcggctgATGGCGACGGCGAAGAATACGATTCCTCGGAATTCGATGATGACGAGATCGAGAATCTGTTGGACGAGAAGCTGCCCGACGAGCTCCGCGAGTCAAAGCAGCCCAAGTACGAGCAGCGTTTCAAGACTGTGCTGGAAGGTCAGTGCTTTTCGTCGAACCAAGTTTTCATGATGACGAGTATTTTAATGTGATTCCTCTTTTAGAAAAGCGGCTCAACCACTTTGAAGTCCTACCCGAGGGATGGGTGCAGGTGACCCACAACAGTGGAATGCCGCTCTTCTTGCACCGCAAAACCCGCGTCTGTTGCGCATCGAGGCCCTATTTTCTCGGCACTGGAAGTGCCCGCAAGCATGCAGTGCCCTTGGGAGCAATTCCCTGTCTTAACTACAGGCGGGCCTTGGAGGAAGAGTCTGAGGTGGAGCAGCAGAAAACGGATGGAGCGCCGCCAGCTGCGGTGTGTCCGATGACCGGAGCCTCCGCTTTACCGGCCGAAGCCATGGACGTGGAAGGGAAAGAGAACAACGAAGGCGGCACCGATCACAAACCCCAACCAGATGGCATAACTGCCCTTATGCCGGCTGCCAAAATTGTCACGGTCAACGAGAATACCCAAAAGGAATCCATTACTCCGGAGCAACTGAACACCTACTGCCAGAAACTCTTCAAGTTCAAGGTGATCCGTGTGCTGCGATTTCGGAGTTGGAATGCTCGCCGCAAGTTCACCAAAAACCGCAAGCACATCAAGAATATCCAACGACCCACGCTGCCGGATGGCACTAAGCTTATTAAGTTCCCAATACTAGCGACTGCTGGCGAAGGATCAACGAACCCGCGCGGTCGGAAGGAGTGGATCATGAATCCCAATGGCAAGAGCTTCGTCTGCATCCTGCACGAGTACGTGCAGCATGCTCTGAAAACGCAGCCCACCTATGAATTCAAGGAGCTCCAAAACGCAGCCACGCCTTACTCCGCCACCGTGTCGGTGAACAATCTCAAGTATGGAACGGGCTATGGCACCAGTAAAAAGCAGGCCAAGTCGGAGGCGGCTCGGGAAACGCTGGAAATACTCATTCCCGATGTCAAGGACAAGATAAcgggcaacaacaaggacCAAAAGAGCGGCACTGCGAAGAAAGCGCAGAGCGATCTGTCTGTAAGCAATCTACATTTAATCGATGGAAATGGGTAAtggcttcattttttttttgttaatttcctGCAGGTTTTCGATGACATCCGTATCGAAGATCCCCGAGTCACCGAATTCTGCAACAAGACGACGGAGCCATCTCCCAACGCCATTCTGCTGACTTGCTTGCAGCGCAACTACGGCAGCGATGTTCAGATCAGCCAGGAGATCAACCGCACCGCGAATAACAAGAACGAGTTTACCATGACCGTGGGCAAGCACACTGCCAAAGTGGTGTGTAAAAACAAGCGGGAGGGCAAGCAGTTGGCTTCGCAAGCAATTCTCCAGGTGAGCAATGATATTTCTTCACCACTTTACTTATAACTACTAAGTTAACCTTTTGTCAGATTCTGCATCCGCACATCCAGACCTGGGGTTCCTTGTTGCGCCTCTACGGCAACAACTCCATAAAGACCTTCAAGGAGAagaagctggaggagcaggagatcACCGTGCTGCAGAGCAAGGCCGCGGTCAACCAACCCAACTACGCCATACTGGACAAACTTAAATCCGAGATGCTGAAACTGTGCGCCAAGCAGGAGAGCGTCCTAACCATGGGTACTTTTGTGCCGCCAAGCGACGTCGATCTGCCCACTTCCTCCGGGTCCAATTTGAACAACGTCGAActttgattgggaaacaaacAATCTCTCTCGCCAACCTTGATTCTCTAGTAGTGCATGACAACCTCATAGTCTCTCAGTTACCCACCCGGTTCCATATTCGAAAAGCTAATGACAACAACGACGCGTTCTCTAGAGGCATACGAACTGATTTCAAATCGGCCTTCATCTATCTGAGCTGGTCAATAATGAACAATTACTCCGAAGTGGCTTTAgcaagtggccaaaaatgaaGAACAATTGCCTATCAAGTGGTTTTACATTAAGGTAAATTCATCAATAAATTTGCCAAATCTAAGTAGTTCATGCTTGCAATAGCTAAGATTAGGGGttcaatttcatttgtacAATATAAGCTTGAATAAAGTACTATTAAAAACGCAGTCCCTTGTATTTGAGTATAGAGATAGTGTTCTAAGATATTTATCTTTTAAAAAAGTAGAGTTCCTAAGTATTAGATACTATTCATttggattatttatttgcaattattgGCTCATGATTTGTTTATCAATTTTCCTCGTAAATCTTCTCGGATCGCTTTCATTCTGGGAACGTCCAAGCACCATTGACCCGTAACCAATTTGGAAGACTTTTTAAAAAGTCGTatggaatataaaaaaatggaTATTTACATGGCCATTAGGATTCTCGGGTGTTTTCAGGGGGGCGGTCGTTAGGTGAGTGGATGTTAATATTTAAGGCGGTGGGCAGGGTGTAGGTTCgtaggtgtgtgtgcgtgcaattatttaaaagacGATGCAGTCATAAATTATgctacattttcatttcattctaACGTTTCCTTTTTTATAGCATTCCAACGAGCGTGGCACACAGACATACCTACCACGGAGAAAGCGGAGAGAGAGCGTCGCAGAGAGAAAGTCGGAGAGAGAGCGCGGGAGAGCGGCGCAGGCGCAGATCCCGGATTTTGCGCAGCAGCCCTGCTGCGAGATGAATTGTGGCGAGTTCTGACTTGCCAATTCGCAggccgtatctgtatcttcagTACGGATTCTTCGCGTGGCGAGAAAACCACTTCCCGGCGCTCCTATCCTCAGGACTTTCGTCTGGGATTCATAATTGAATCACAGTAACTCGGGACAGACCGAAAAAAAGTACGGGGAGAAAAACAGAAAGCCAGGAGGAGACCTCGGTGGTACAGCTGAAAAACGCCAACTGCAGTGCAGAGCAGAATCACTTTTATTGACATTCGTCTTAGTTGCCCCCTCATCCCTCGGTGCCACCAAAAAAAAGCCACTTCATAGCCCCCAGTTCCTCGATTCTCGACTCTCGACGTTCGATTCCCGGTGCTCGTGTGTCGCGTGTTGCAAGTGCGTGGGTCGCCCGTCAAATCAGTGGATGTAGCAAGCGGTACGACACGCGCGCcgtttttgatttttcgccCAGCGGCCCAGAAATCGGGCCTGGGAAAAAGTGCGGAAATTCGGTGAAAGACGGAGCACTCGGAAAATAAACGGAAAATCGggtacacacacgcactcctCTACGCCGTGTCCAATGCATTTGGCCCGCTTGGCCCAAGCACTCGGAGATATGTAAATTATGCCAAATTCCATTGGAATTTCCGTCAGCGCCAGTGAATCGGTAAGCAGCAGCCGCCGGAGCAGCAGAAGCCGgaggacgcaggacgcaggacggAGCAACAAGGActggagcaacagcagccgaaGGTAAGCGGTAGCGCATTAGGCGCCAAGTGTCAGCGGAGAATGCTGGAAAATTCAATAATCCGCCGCAGGGCGCCCGATTGTCCCCCTCGTTCCACACGTCCTCCTCGCCGTCCGCCTGCCCGTCTGCCCGAAAAACCCACTCCACGCTTGCCATCTGGGCGCATACCGAATGAACTCGTGCACGGGCAGAAAAAAGTGGTTACTACTTTATTGTGGACTGAAAAATTGATGGTGGGGTTGTGCTCTGAGGTCATTGTCTTGGaatttgtgcaattttgtGAGTTTCCATCCAAATAAATCCCTACGGCTCAAATGGAAATTGGGCATGGGCTCTTCAAAGCCCAAATCCACATCCTTTTCGCATAAGGAGAGGCTGTAGTATTTATCTTACATTATCGCATAATGGctcatctgtatctgtaggcgtgtgttaattgaattgcaataTTTGGGGATTTTATGGCGCCGCAAAACAACAGGAAGGGTTGAGTAAATATTGGCAGAGTTATCCACAGAGCGGAGCTGCCAGCTTTTTCTCCTTGTGCACTTACATGGCACATATAGAGGAATACTCGCTCGGCTCTG
Protein-coding sequences here:
- the LOC6730353 gene encoding mothers against decapentaplegic homolog 4 isoform X2, with protein sequence MGGGSGACPPAHMYGAVAPQDIIVRDMVQMPPPPSNAPTSADACLSIVHSLMCHRQGGESEGFAKRAIESLVKKLKEKRDELDSLITAITTNGAHPSKCVTIQRTLDGRLQVAGRKGFPHVIYARIWRWPDLHKNELKHVKYCAFAFDLKCDSVCVNPYHYERVVSPGIDLSGLSLQSGPSRLVKDEYSAGPLVGSMDIDGNDIGTIQHHPTQMVGPGGYGYPQGPSEYAVPHGMPGMPGPMNPGPVMAPPPPPQQAQNPQGNGVHHTQANSPTDPASALAMQQQQQQQQQQQQQQQQQQSGGVPNGAVNAGGGAAAGGQYYGQPPPVSQMQGAGGGGTSVAPSVHAQQNGYVSQPGSAGSAPVGGGGVFGTAQPTPQQPQQPPTGVQANTGSAGAQAGGGGGAAGTWTGPNTLTYTQSMQPPDPRSLPGGFWNSSLSGDLGSPQQTPPQQQQQQQQPRLLSRQPPPEYWCSIAYFELDTQVGETFKVPSAKPNVIIDGYVDPSGGNRFCLGALSNVHRTEQSERARLHIGKGVQLDLRGEGDVWLRCLSDNSVFVQSYYLDREAGRTPGDAVHKIYPAACIKVFDLRQCHQQMHSLATNAQAAAAAQAAAVAGVANQQMGGGGRSMTAAAGIGVDDLRRLCILRLSFVKGWGPDYPRQSIKETPCWIEVHLHRALQLLDEVLHAMPIDGPRAAA
- the LOC6730355 gene encoding transcription factor Ouib; protein product: MPNRNCRTCGMFIFCSKPSNLFEEPNSVMLHQIEVLTGLFLHGGSGNELPPFICSPCELDLQTAIAFRERVIQTQKTLQDSPNLGNADLIESFAVDVEKEIQYAEEVTEIEVIDHLPEEHLLEETEEPYEICEQNEQPQVKIPAQEKKLRGGSKTTPTVFSSVKFADNNQANNRLKPRTHWSRLTEDEVVALKRERRKRDCICEQCGRHFTCPSNFKLHLLRHTGVKRFACDQCSQQFYTATLLRRHQELHAGNALFQCRYCEATYSNASGRIQHERMRHTNVKPFKCKKCNKSFAMSGKLRTHMLSHTGVRAFHCDSCQVSFVRRSHLTSHFRSKSHAHSSSAQAAPGNPVELDVEASNGIQTGANVEAELRKSAS
- the LOC6730353 gene encoding mothers against decapentaplegic homolog 4 isoform X1 — its product is MGGGSGACPPAHMYGAVAPQDIIVRDMVQMPPPPSNAPTSADACLSIVHSLMCHRQGGESEGFAKRAIESLVKKLKEKRDELDSLITAITTNGAHPSKCVTIQRTLDGRLQVAGRKGFPHVIYARIWRWPDLHKNELKHVKYCAFAFDLKCDSVCVNPYHYERVVSPGIDLSGLSLQSGPSRLVKDEYSAGPLVGSMDIDGNDIGTIQHHPTQMVGPGGYGYPQGPSEYVGDANPMSAMFPTGRTIPKIEPQDGVAGSRGSWMVPPPPRLGQPPQQQQQQPQQQTPQPTQQQQAQSQAAAHSLPVPHGMPGMPGPMNPGPVMAPPPPPQQAQNPQGNGVHHTQANSPTDPASALAMQQQQQQQQQQQQQQQQQQSGGVPNGAVNAGGGAAAGGQYYGQPPPVSQMQGAGGGGTSVAPSVHAQQNGYVSQPGSAGSAPVGGGGVFGTAQPTPQQPQQPPTGVQANTGSAGAQAGGGGGAAGTWTGPNTLTYTQSMQPPDPRSLPGGFWNSSLSGDLGSPQQTPPQQQQQQQQPRLLSRQPPPEYWCSIAYFELDTQVGETFKVPSAKPNVIIDGYVDPSGGNRFCLGALSNVHRTEQSERARLHIGKGVQLDLRGEGDVWLRCLSDNSVFVQSYYLDREAGRTPGDAVHKIYPAACIKVFDLRQCHQQMHSLATNAQAAAAAQAAAVAGVANQQMGGGGRSMTAAAGIGVDDLRRLCILRLSFVKGWGPDYPRQSIKETPCWIEVHLHRALQLLDEVLHAMPIDGPRAAA
- the LOC6730356 gene encoding microprocessor complex subunit DGCR8, giving the protein MAEKPLADCPDSGQVRKRPRLEDEEQELKVAGFSLSAIEEMRRTRDNELQNEPMDQQLRQFQVLDEVGSGSDEDDESDNASEQQGGRYGEGRDEEEEAADGDGEEYDSSEFDDDEIENLLDEKLPDELRESKQPKYEQRFKTVLEEKRLNHFEVLPEGWVQVTHNSGMPLFLHRKTRVCCASRPYFLGTGSARKHAVPLGAIPCLNYRRALEEESEVEQQKTDGAPPAAVCPMTGASALPAEAMDVEGKENNEGGTDHKPQPDGITALMPAAKIVTVNENTQKESITPEQLNTYCQKLFKFKVIRVLRFRSWNARRKFTKNRKHIKNIQRPTLPDGTKLIKFPILATAGEGSTNPRGRKEWIMNPNGKSFVCILHEYVQHALKTQPTYEFKELQNAATPYSATVSVNNLKYGTGYGTSKKQAKSEAARETLEILIPDVKDKITGNNKDQKSGTAKKAQSDLSVFDDIRIEDPRVTEFCNKTTEPSPNAILLTCLQRNYGSDVQISQEINRTANNKNEFTMTVGKHTAKVVCKNKREGKQLASQAILQILHPHIQTWGSLLRLYGNNSIKTFKEKKLEEQEITVLQSKAAVNQPNYAILDKLKSEMLKLCAKQESVLTMGTFVPPSDVDLPTSSGSNLNNVEL
- the LOC6730354 gene encoding N-acetyltransferase 9-like protein, encoding MHLNENTKIVGRRVILVPYEARHVPKYHEWMSNEILRELTASEELTLEEEHEMQRSWREDSDKLTFIVLDAEAYSRDQDEIAAMVGDTNLFLHQDPDSQQPTAEAEIMIAEPDARGKGFGREAMLLMLKYAQSQPQLKLDKFEVKIDMDNAASLHLFKSFMFVETRRVEIFHEVTLERPITPDWTNWLDQQVDLRMQSYQ